A region of Saccopteryx leptura isolate mSacLep1 chromosome X, mSacLep1_pri_phased_curated, whole genome shotgun sequence DNA encodes the following proteins:
- the POU3F4 gene encoding POU domain, class 3, transcription factor 4, which yields MATAASNPYSILSSSSLVHADSAGMQQGSPFRNPQKLLQSDYLQGVPSNGHPLGHHWVTSLSDGGPWSSALATSPLDQQDVKPGREDLQLGAIIHHRSPHVAHHSPHTTHPNAWGTSPAPNPSITSSSQPLNVYSQPGFTVSGMLEHGGLTPPPASASAQSLHPVLREPPDHSDLGSHHCQDHSDEETPTSDELEQFAKQFKQRRIKLGFTQADVGLALGTLYGNVFSQTTICRFEALQLSFKNMCKLKPLLNKWLEEADSSTGSPTSIDKIAAQGRKRKKRTSIEVSVKGVLETHFLKCPKPAAQEISSLADSLQLEKEVVRVWFCNRRQKEKRMTPPGDQPPHEVYSHTVKTDTSCHDL from the coding sequence ATGGCCACAGCTGCCTCGAATCCCTACAGCATTCTCAGTTCCAGCTCTCTGGTCCATGCGGACTCTGCCGGCATGCAGCAGGGGAGTCCTTTCCGAAACCCTCAGAAACTTCTCCAAAGTGATTACTTGCAGGGAGTTCCTAGCAATGGGCATCCCCTTGGGCATCATTGGGTGACTAGTCTGAGCGACGGAGGCCCCTGGTCATCCGCACTGGCCACCAGCCCTTTGGACCAGCAGGACGTGAAGCCCGGGCGCGAAGACCTGCAACTGGGCGCAATCATCCATCACCGCTCGCCTCACGTCGCTCACCACTCTCCGCACACTACCCACCCCAATGCCTGGGGGACCAGCCCGGCTCCGAACCCGTCCATCACGTCCAGCAGCCAACCCCTTAACGTGTACTCGCAGCCGGGCTTCACTGTGAGCGGCATGCTAGAGCACGGGGGGCTCACCCCGCCGCCGGCCTCTGCCTCGGCGCAAAGCCTCCACCCGGTGCTCCGGGAGCCCCCGGATCACAGCGACCTAGGCTCGCACCACTGCCAGGACCACTCGGACGAGGAGACGCCAACCTCCGATGAGTTGGAACAGTTCGCCAAACAGTTCAAACAAAGAAGAATCAAGTTGGGTTTCACGCAGGCTGACGTGGGGCTGGCGCTGGGCACCCTGTACGGCAACGTGTTCTCGCAGACCACCATCTGCAGGTTCGAGGCCTTGCAACTGAGCTTCAAAAACATGTGCAAGCTGAAGCCTTTGCTGAACAAGTGGCTGGAAGAGGCGGACTCGTCCACCGGGAGCCCGACCAGCATTGACAAGATCGCCGCGCAGGGTCGTAAGCGCAAGAAGCGCACCTCCATCGAGGTGAGTGTCAAGGGGGTACTGGAGACGCATTTTCTCAAGTGTCCCAAGCCCGCCGCGCAGGAGATTTCCTCGCTGGCGGACAGCCTCCAGTTGGAGAAAGAAGTGGTGCGTGTCTGGTTCTGTAAtcgaagacagaaagagaaaagaatgactcCACCAGGGGATCAGCCGCCACATGAGGTTTATTCGCACACCGTGAAAACAGACACGTCCTGCCACGATCTCTGA